Below is a window of Leifsonia sp. NPDC080035 DNA.
GGAGAGCTCGTGCGGGCGGCGATCGATCACCGCGTCCGCGTCCAGGCGCACCCGGAGCAGGAGGCGGCGCACCTCGTCGTCGACCTGCTTGCGCGGGACGACGTCGTCGAGCCGCAGCGGGCGCTCGATGTGGTGACGGATGGAGTGGTACGGGTTCAGCGAGGCGAACGGGTCCTGGAACACCATCCGCAGCTGCTGGCGGTACTTCCGCAGCCGCTTGCCGGAGCGCGGGATCGGCTCGCCGTCGAGCAGCACCTCTCCGCTCGTCGGCGTCTCCAGCTGGGTGAGGATCTTCGCGATCGTCGACTTGCCGCTGCCCGACTGTCCGACCAGGCCGATCGTCTGCCGCGATGTGAGGGTGAAGCTGACGTCGTCGAGCGCCTTGAGCTGACCGGCGCCGCGGACGTTGTAGAGCTTCGTGACGTTCTTGAACTCGAGCGTGGTCATCGTGCGACCACTCCTCTCTCTCCGGTCAGGCGCGGGAACGACGCGAGCAGCTTGCGGGTGTACTCGTGCTGCGGGTTCTCCCAGATCTGCTCGGCCGTCGCCAGTTCGACGATCTCGCCCTCGCGCATGATCGCGATGCGGTCGCTGAT
It encodes the following:
- a CDS encoding ATP-binding cassette domain-containing protein; amino-acid sequence: MTTLEFKNVTKLYNVRGAGQLKALDDVSFTLTSRQTIGLVGQSGSGKSTIAKILTQLETPTSGEVLLDGEPIPRSGKRLRKYRQQLRMVFQDPFASLNPYHSIRHHIERPLRLDDVVPRKQVDDEVRRLLLRVRLDADAVIDRRPHELSGGQRQRVAIARALASRPALLVADEPVSMLDVSIRLGVLNLLADLQREEGLGVLYITHDLATARHFSDEIMVLNQGRVVERGTADDVILNPSDPYTRELRAASPDPEKHFRELSAQTSGGAR